In the genome of Candidatus Electrothrix rattekaaiensis, the window CCGCTGTTCCAGGAACAGATTTTGTTGCCGCCCTCACTTTTGGCGGCTTCCATGGCTGTGTCTGCGTTACGCAGTACATCCAGCGGAGTCTCTCCGTCGTCTGGGAACATACTGAAGCCGATACTTGGTCTGATCAGAATGGCCCGGGATTCATTGTTGACCGGAGTTCGAAACCGCTGCATGATTTTTTGAGCAAGTTGCTCCGCATTTTTTTTATCCGAAGGGGGGGGCAGAATAATGGCAAATTCGTCACCGCTGAGCCGGGCCACCATATCTGCACCCACCTCCTGACCACATTGCTGGAGAATGGTTGAAACACTGCACAGTATTTTATCACCAAAACCAGGACCGAATATCTGATTAATGCGTTTGAAATGATCCAGATCAACGTAGAGTAGGCTTATCTTGCTCTCATCCTCCTCTGCTGCGTGTATTGAATCCTCCAGATATTGCTGAAAGGAAGGCCTGTCCACAAGCCCGGTTAATGCATCATAAGTGCGTTCTGCTGACAGGTGATTGCCGGGATTGTTTTGGGTACCCCATTTGAGAGGAGAGGCAGGAGTCAGGGATTCTTCCAGATGCAAGAGGCAGATAAAACCTTTTTCTTGCCCCTCCTCTTGCCCATCTGAATATTTAAAGGAAATAATGGATGGTTTTTGCTCTGATTGTTCCGGGCCTGCTTCGCCCTGCCAGTGCCCCTGCCGAATGGCATCCTTGAGCAAGGCTCTGCCTTCCCATTTTTCCTGATGTACAGATTGCTTCATAGCCTCTTTCAGCGTGCAATCGCAATCTGTGAGGCGGACAACCTGATCAATCCGCTTGGACTGGATAGCCTTTAAGCTGTAGCCGGTTCGCTTGAGAAAGACAGGATTGGCATAAACAATGCGCTGCTCCAGATTAATAAAGAGGATGCCGCAATCCTGATTGTCCATGACCTGACGCCGAATAGACAATTCTTTCTGTAGTCTGAATGAGGTGGTTTTGGCCTGATGGAGTTGGGTCTTATATTCAGCCAATTGCTGACGCAAGATTTCATGATTTTCATCTTGCTCTTTTCTCGACGTTGCTTCTTCTAATGGATGGGGTATATCTTTATTTTTTTCCTTTGGTTGGTCTTTCTCTGCAGAAGCATTGATCTGTTGTTCATAGGCAATATTTATGGTCCCCCAGCTCATGAGGTGTTCTTCGCAGTAGATCAACCCGGCATTCTCGGATCCCGGCGACAGAATATCGTTTTCCCCTATGGGGTTCACAATAACTGTAAAACTGTCGCTCGCACTTTTTTTTACAGTGATTAGATGGGCGAACTCTTGGAATGGTGCGACCATGAGTTCAGGAGCCTGAATATCGGTGACCTTGAAAATAAGCTGAAACTGTTGCCCTTCCGTTTTAGCTTCCGGCCCAAGGCGTAATACCTTCGGTTCCCATATAATGCCGGGATTACTGCCAGTGCTTTGTCGTTCCTGGTCAAGAAAAGGGAACGGACTGTGAAAATGGCAGAATTGACAGGTGAAGCTGTTGTTTTCAATCAGGGAGGGGGTCAGGGTTATACTGTTTCTCTGACCGCATTCTTCACAAAAGAGAATCATGGGGAACGTACATTACTTATTTTTTATGTCAAAAATCTGTTGTGCCATTCTTAATGATGTGGTCAGTTTTCGAGGGGCAACAGGAGCTGTCAGTGTTATGTTGCTTCAACATAACGACTCAAAACGCGGTATAGCATGTCTGGAAGATCGTTTTTATTGCGCGAACTGCGTTGGATCTGCTTAAGGCATTTTTTCAAGGTTAATTCCTCGTTGAGAAAAATGTGGCGAAGAATCAGGGAGATTAATCGAGTGATAGTCGTCAGGTTGGATATACGCGACTGCAATTCGTGGTCGCGATCAAAAGCAGTTGAGGCAAAGACCTCCACAGGATGTCCGTCAACCTCACTGACTGAGAGGTACCATTTATTCTGATCTCGATCAATGGTTCGATAGCGTTTGCCGTCCAACACGTCTGGAAATTCCAGATCTGTTTCCCTTTTTACGGCGGTTCCGTTACGCTGGTTGGCTCTTCCGTCTTGGATGTACGGCAAGACTTTATCTATAATAGAAGGGTTTTTTTTTAGCGTTTCCACAAGGGTACAGCAGGAGGAACATGCCTGGAATCCGGCCTCACGGACTGTTTGTTCTTGGGCCCCACATAACTGACAAAACGGGGACGATATTTTTTCCACATCCACATTGTCTCCTTTGAACTGGCTTTGTTAATTATACTTTCTTTGTCAGAATACAACGTGTTGACAAAAAGAACAACTGTAGTTCTGCAAAACATTAGGCAATACGGAAAAAGATATACCAGGGAAGCATGAAGAAAAGGCAACTTGCCCGGATGAGGGAAACGAATTGAAAATTTTGGTGTGGTTATTTTTATGGATTACTCGGTGACTGGAGAAGAAAACCTAAGGAGGATGAAATATGGCAAGACGGTATAATAAACGATTGGACATAGAGGCCCGTTATGAACAGGCACGACGAAGAAATCTTGTGAGCGCAACACCTGGATTACATGAGTACATCCTGGTGCTGGACGGATTAAAGCCGGATTTTAATATCGGCAAGATTTTTAGGGCAGCAGATGCCTTTGGAGCCCGTGAGATCCATCTGGTGGGTGTGAGCGTCTTTAATCCGGATTCGGCCAAAGGGTCTGTGCGTTGGGTTACATTTTATCATCATGATGATTTCTCTTCCTGCTACCAAGCCCTGACGGAGAAGGGATATACGTTTACGGTGCTTGAACCGGGCTGTTCCGAGCTGTTGGGGAGCTGTTCGCTAGCAAAAAAATCTGCCTTTGTGATGGGGCATGAGGAGTTTGGTATTAGTTTTGATAAATCAGAGTACCCGGATATTGAAGCGATCTCTATTCCTCAGTGGGGTCATGTACAGAGCCTGAACGTCAGCGTTGCTGCGTCTATTGTTATGTATGAGTATGTTCGGCAGCATGGCAAGCCAATTTCCCAAGGGATTCCGCAAAAAAGGGCCGGGGCAAGTAGCAGATCTGTGGAGAAGTAAAAGAGGCAGGGGAGGTCTAGTTGGCCTGATTCGAATTGTCAGCAAGATGGCAAAAATCGAAATTTTCATGACCGGATTTTGAGAGAAGTCGCGAAAAAATGAACCCTAGAGCGTATTTTCTCCCCTGTACAATCATCAAGTAATTTGCTATAGATAAGATAATGAAGAGGAATGTACAGCTCCAGTAGGATTGCCAGTGATGGAATATCATTTGTAAAGCCGACCTGATATATATTCTTAAAATGTTCTTGGTTGTCTTGTTCTTGATTATTTTTATGTGTGTTGAACTCCATACCCACTCTGTTTATTCCGACGGTACTGCTACCCCTGCCGAGCTGGTTCAAATGGCTGCGGACCGCAAGCTCCAAGGATTTTCTCTGACAGATCATGATACTGTTGAGGGTGTGCAGGAGGCAATTTTCCACGGCCAAGAGCTCGGCATACCGGTTATCAGTGGTATTGAGATCAGTGCCACTCATCGTCAGTATTCACTGCATATTCTAGGATACGGTTTTGATCCAAACAATCAGGAGCTTCTCGATTGGTTAGCCCGCCTGCAACAGGGACGAATTGAACGTAATAGGAATATCCTTGAGAAGTTAGCAAAAATGGGTATTTCTATTACTGACCAAGAGCTGCAACAGGTTTCAGGATGCGGCCAGACTGGTCGACCTCATATTGCCAGATTGCTCCAAAAAAAGGGCTATGTAACCAATGCCCAGCAGGCCTTTTCCTCTTATCTGGGGCGAAATAAACCAGCTTGGTGCAGCCGTTACACCTCACGGGCTTCAGAAGCCATTGCAATTCTTCATCAGGCCGGAGGGATAGCCGTGCTTGCCCACCCTGGAACGATAGACAAGGGGATGAAGGAGCTGCCCATGCTTTTTCAGGAATTGGTGGAAAGGGGACTTGATGGAGTGGAGGTATTTTATCCCACCCACAGCAGAAAGGTAAAAAAACGTTTACAGATTCTTGCGGGAAAATATAATTTATTCTGTACTGGAGGCAGCGATTACCACGGCGATTTTCATGGCAGGTTATTTGCCGGTGAAGCCGGAGCTATTTGTCCGCCAGATTCAATAATGGTTGAACTCCTTGAACGATTGCAATATGTTCAGCAATGAGAGAACGCCAGAGAAGAACAGCCCGCACCAAAAATAAGAAGAAAATAGAAGAGATTAAGACGAGATTAAGAAGAGAAGGGGAACCTGTTCTCCTTCCCTAACCCACACTTCAGAGCTATCATGCATACTATTCTAGTAGTTGATGACGAACCGAATTACCTGATTGTCCTTTCTGAACTGTTACGTGATGAAGGGTACGAAGTCTTTACTGCGGACAGCGGACAGGCAGGATTGAAAATGGCCAGGGAAAACGACCTGGATCTGGTTATAAGCGATATGAAAATGCCGGGCATGGACGGTATCGCTCTGCTGAGCAAATTGAAAGAATTCAATCAGCGGCTGCCGGTCATCCTGATCACCGCCTATGCCGAGGTCGGTAAAGCGGTTGAGGCCATGCATCTCGGTGCCTTTACCTATTTGGCCAAGCCCTTTTCCAATGAGGAATTGCTGGCATCGGCCCGCAAAGCGGTAGAGCATTACGGCATGGTGCGGGAGATTAAACGCCTGCGCAGTGAAGCTTCGTTTACATCCGGTTTCGGCGGCATGATCGGGAAAAATCCCAATATGCTGGTTGTCTATCGACTAATTGAAAAAGTGGCCCCCACGCCCTCCTCTGTGCTGATCACCGGTGAATCCGGGACCGGCAAGGAGTTGGTGGCCCGGGCTATTCATAATTTGAGTGAGCGCAGAGATGCACCGTTTATCTCGGTGAACTGCGCCGCCCTTTCTGAGCATCTGCTGGAGAGTGAGTTGTTCGGCCATGAAAAAGGGGCCTTTACCGATGCATCTGCAATGCGCAAGGGACGCTTTGAGCTGGCCGACTCAGGCACGCTCTTTCTTGATGAGATCGGGGAAATGACTCCTGCCTTGCAGGCAAAGCTGCTGCGGGTACTCCAGGAACGCTCTTTTGAACGGGTAGGAGGCAATACCACGATTTCCATTGATGTTCGCATCCTTGCCGCAACCAATAAAGACCTGAAAGACGAAGTGGAGCAGGGAAGATTCCGAAACGACCTCTTTTATCGTCTCAATGTCATCCATATCCACATGCCGCCCTTGCGGGAACGACTGGACGATATCCCAGCCTTGGTTCATTATTTTCTGCAAAAAAATGGGGAGCGGCTCGGACGGGAAAAAAACGAGATCTCGCCGGAGGCTATGCGGTTGCTTGTCAGCCTGCCTTGGGAGGGGAATATCAGGGAGCTGGAAAACACCATTGAGCGTGCTGCTATTCTTTGTAATGAAGGCCGCATTGAGGCAGAGGATGTCCAGCCGGATACCAGTCAGATGCCCGGCATACAGGAATGGAGTTCCGGCCTTGAATTGGGCCAGTTTATTCCCGAGGGCCTGAGTCTTTCCGAGGTCTTGAGCGGTATTGAAGAGAAATTGGTTCGTCAGGCCTTAGAAGAGGCCAATAATATCCAGGCTAGGGCGGCAGAAAAGCTTGGCATTACCAAGAGCCTGCTACAATACAAGATGAAAAAATATAATTTGCAACGAAAAAAGAAATAAGGAAGTTAACAAGAAATAACTTACCCATTATGTGTACCCCTTCATCTTTTGTATGCAGGGTACCGTAGGGGCAGACACGCAGGTCTGCCCTTGCAAATGGGTAATTTTTTTTGAAGGCTTCCTAAGCCGACAGGAGCATGTGTTAACACAATAAAAGGAGAAAGCAATGAAAGGGGTGATCGCAACCTGTTTGGCAGGGTTGGTCAAGGATAATTTCGGAAGGGAAAAATGGGAAGATGCGCTGGAAGATGCTGGCATGGATCGACATGCCATTTTTTCCGCAACCAATAAAATGGATGATGCCGCTGTGATGAAAGTGGTTGCTTCCGTCTGTAAAGTCCTGAATATCACACCGCTCCAGGCGGCTGATGCCTTTGGTGATTACTGGGTGAATGTATACGC includes:
- a CDS encoding PHP domain-containing protein, giving the protein MCVELHTHSVYSDGTATPAELVQMAADRKLQGFSLTDHDTVEGVQEAIFHGQELGIPVISGIEISATHRQYSLHILGYGFDPNNQELLDWLARLQQGRIERNRNILEKLAKMGISITDQELQQVSGCGQTGRPHIARLLQKKGYVTNAQQAFSSYLGRNKPAWCSRYTSRASEAIAILHQAGGIAVLAHPGTIDKGMKELPMLFQELVERGLDGVEVFYPTHSRKVKKRLQILAGKYNLFCTGGSDYHGDFHGRLFAGEAGAICPPDSIMVELLERLQYVQQ
- a CDS encoding EAL domain-containing protein, which translates into the protein MILFCEECGQRNSITLTPSLIENNSFTCQFCHFHSPFPFLDQERQSTGSNPGIIWEPKVLRLGPEAKTEGQQFQLIFKVTDIQAPELMVAPFQEFAHLITVKKSASDSFTVIVNPIGENDILSPGSENAGLIYCEEHLMSWGTINIAYEQQINASAEKDQPKEKNKDIPHPLEEATSRKEQDENHEILRQQLAEYKTQLHQAKTTSFRLQKELSIRRQVMDNQDCGILFINLEQRIVYANPVFLKRTGYSLKAIQSKRIDQVVRLTDCDCTLKEAMKQSVHQEKWEGRALLKDAIRQGHWQGEAGPEQSEQKPSIISFKYSDGQEEGQEKGFICLLHLEESLTPASPLKWGTQNNPGNHLSAERTYDALTGLVDRPSFQQYLEDSIHAAEEDESKISLLYVDLDHFKRINQIFGPGFGDKILCSVSTILQQCGQEVGADMVARLSGDEFAIILPPPSDKKNAEQLAQKIMQRFRTPVNNESRAILIRPSIGFSMFPDDGETPLDVLRNADTAMEAAKSEGGNKICSWNSGMKIQAAQSLYLENDLRQAVADDALINFYQPQINLLDGSICGMEALARWIHPVKGLISPAAFIPIAESTGLIEKLGIDLVRQACLQGKKWRDMGFRKFIMAVNISGRLLRRRDLFYQIMSCIESTGFPPEALEVEFTEGVLIENMDFTVDLINKLRAEGIKLAIDDFGTGYSSLSYLQHLQVDKIKIDRSFITNVTTNNTDAAITLGIIAIAQNLRFRVIAEGIETEEHLFFLQKNQCHEGQGFLFSPPIPEKEMTGLLLRDCSVALNHKRMIDKFYSIKA
- a CDS encoding TrmH family RNA methyltransferase, producing the protein MARRYNKRLDIEARYEQARRRNLVSATPGLHEYILVLDGLKPDFNIGKIFRAADAFGAREIHLVGVSVFNPDSAKGSVRWVTFYHHDDFSSCYQALTEKGYTFTVLEPGCSELLGSCSLAKKSAFVMGHEEFGISFDKSEYPDIEAISIPQWGHVQSLNVSVAASIVMYEYVRQHGKPISQGIPQKRAGASSRSVEK
- a CDS encoding sigma-54 dependent transcriptional regulator, with the protein product MHTILVVDDEPNYLIVLSELLRDEGYEVFTADSGQAGLKMARENDLDLVISDMKMPGMDGIALLSKLKEFNQRLPVILITAYAEVGKAVEAMHLGAFTYLAKPFSNEELLASARKAVEHYGMVREIKRLRSEASFTSGFGGMIGKNPNMLVVYRLIEKVAPTPSSVLITGESGTGKELVARAIHNLSERRDAPFISVNCAALSEHLLESELFGHEKGAFTDASAMRKGRFELADSGTLFLDEIGEMTPALQAKLLRVLQERSFERVGGNTTISIDVRILAATNKDLKDEVEQGRFRNDLFYRLNVIHIHMPPLRERLDDIPALVHYFLQKNGERLGREKNEISPEAMRLLVSLPWEGNIRELENTIERAAILCNEGRIEAEDVQPDTSQMPGIQEWSSGLELGQFIPEGLSLSEVLSGIEEKLVRQALEEANNIQARAAEKLGITKSLLQYKMKKYNLQRKKK